The genomic interval AGACGATGCTTCAGGATTCGGCGAGAGGGGTGAATTCCGGGTGACCAAGGTGATCGTCGAGCCCGACGAGAGCTTCGAGAACGCGCTCAAGCGCTTCAAGAAGTCCTGCGAGAAGGCCGGGCTCATGTCGGAGCTGCGGAAGCGGCAGCACTACGAGAAGCCCAGCGTCAAGCGCAAGCGCAAGACCCTGGCTGCGCGCAAGAAGGCCAAGAAACGGGAGCGGTTCTTCGACTAGTCGCGGCAGGCTGGGGCGCTGAGTGGAGCCGGGTCAGGGACCTCCTGGCCCGGCACACTCACTCGCCGATGGGGCGCGAACGGGCCCTCGGCCTCGAGCCGCAGTCGGACCTGGACGCCGTCCGGTCCGCCCTCATGGAGACGCGCGAGGGCCGGCAAGCGCTGGCCGCCGCGGGCATACCTCCGTGGGAGTCCATCCCCGACGTCCGTGATCTCCTCGAGCGCGCCCGTGTCCCCGGATCGGTCGCCGAGGGCGGCGAGCTGGTCACCCTCCTCCCCCTGCTCGACGCCGCCGGGCGGCTGGCCGGATATGGCCGCGCCATCGCCGCCGAGGCGCCCGGCCTCTCGAAGACCTTGGCAGCCCTGCCGCGCGTCACG from Candidatus Rokuibacteriota bacterium carries:
- the rpsU gene encoding 30S ribosomal protein S21 produces the protein MTKVIVEPDESFENALKRFKKSCEKAGLMSELRKRQHYEKPSVKRKRKTLAARKKAKKRERFFD